The following DNA comes from Erigeron canadensis isolate Cc75 chromosome 3, C_canadensis_v1, whole genome shotgun sequence.
CGAATATATTAAGATACAAAATTGAACAACTAATCATTTCGAATAAAAAAGCTGTTAGAAAGCTTAATAACATTACATGAGTACGTGATTCTCGATATATTTCTTTCCAAACCATAGTCATCTGATGTTTCGCTTACaatgtcatttttttaaaaaagggaaatgctaaatacagcctaaggactgtatttaacgtgcataaaaaaaattgtattttccatattaaaaatcCGCCctaattttcatggtaaatgtacaaacaatttatgcaccttaaacacagctttaaagactgtatttagcaaacccctttaaaaaaacataaaataattaagTCAAGTATATTGTAAACCAATGCTTTTTCTATATCCCCAAATAATGACAATCATGTAACTGTTTACAAAAATCCAATCATCACTATATATACAACGAAAAAAcaaagatgattgattgatgatcCATATTCACTTTTTTAAATTCCTCATGTTAATCactttatctttatcttaattattaattaacattaattcaaagggaaaaaaaaaaagttggctttaaataaaatattttacctAGAATTTCCACCAAAGCTGTCCGATCTACCAAAATTCACGGATTGGTTATGATAACCCGAACCTGAACCCGAATTATACATATTTTGATGTTGTTGAACTCGGCCCATCATTATATTAGTCCCATGCATACCACCATAATCACTAAAACCACCAGAATTTCCtccgtcgccgccaccaccaccatctgaTGAGCCATCTTTTTCGCGACCACTAGCCATAGTTGTTTTTTCGCCTTCCATTTCACGATATTTAGCTAAATAAACTTTCAAAGGCTCAACATATTCTTCAAAACTTAAAGTAGTCATGGCCCATAACAAATCATCACCATTAATAGTTTTCCGCTTTTCACGCTGACACTTGTCTGACGCTTCACCCGTTATAAAACTAATAAACTCGGAAACACATTCTTGAACTGTTTCTTTAGCATCTTTTGATATCTTTGCATTAGCAGGCAACGCTTTTTTCATGATCCTACTTACGTTAGCAATTGGGAGGAACCTATCTTGTTCCCTTGCCGATAATTCGTTGTTGTTGTCGGTGTCGGAATCCgccattaattaatttgtacgtaacaattaattaacaaaaaatgttttatttagttttctaTCCGGGAGAGAATATATGAGAGAAGTATTTAAGATTTTGTTGAGAGAGTTAGGATATTATGATTGGTTGTTTGATTTGGTTCAAGgtttgtaatgtaatgtaatgatgCTAGTATGATTATATATGGATAATTACACGTGGCGGAATGTAAGATGGTTATTTATTGATAAGAAAAAAGTGATGTAGGAAAATGGTTGGATTGGAATGTAGGGTAAAGAATTCAAGTATGGATGATTGGGGTAGTGACTCTTGATTTGTTTGAAATCGTATTGGAATCTTTATTTCTCGAGGACTTTAAGTTAAAGGTTACACTTCGATATATTATTCGTTATTGTACATTGCATAAATGATGATTTTGTATCCTAAATTTATAGAATACAATCTTCGGACAAGGAGTAATACTAGCATATATGTGTGCTATAATATGTGAAGACATACTCTTTTTTTAACCAATATGTTTAACATTATCGACTTCTCTTTTACTAGGTtaatttgaatttctttagGTATAATCTTATATACTGTAGATGATAAGGAAAGGCTTGGATATGATCCCAAGATACACTGTTTAGGCTGCATACATTTATTTCTCGTTTTTTTTTGGATAACctaattaactcatttttacCAGATAATCTGAAtttgaaaaatttaataaataataatgaaactCAAGACTAAACTTCAAGAATCAAGACAATAAAGCCTGGACCAAATTATATATGGACCTCACTTGCTTAATCCAAAAGTACATTAAATTTAGAAAGATAACCCATAGAGAAAGTCTAAGAGGGCATTTGGTAGGAGGGAATCATTgagaatgaaaatttaataaagaaaatagtaggaaagagaatgagtatttggaaagaaaataattacattGTTTGATAACAACTGAGAATCATAataagagaaatataaaaactaaacaaattaatatgaaatttttttttaacaaaaattaattataatatcataatataaataattgaaattaataattaaatgcatgagaaaaaaaaaagtaatttgatTCTATTTTCACCATTCTTTACCATTTTAGGATGAATCATGAGAATAGAAATGATTCCCCATTCTACCtcttcttttctattttcttgtGTAACCAAACAAAGGAAGtgattctcattccatttccacCTTTCCATTCCATCCTACCAAACACTCCTTAAGTTCAAGAGTGGTATTGGCCCAAAGATATGTATAGTAAGAGTAGTTGTAAAGTCATAGCATATACATTAAATTTTAGTTCTTCACGTTGTGTCACATGTAGAGTTGAGAATCTTCAATGACACCAACTTgaaaacttatattaattactCATGTAGCATTTGATGACCgacatacttttatttttcattgtgACTATATTCTCGTTTATAATTGATCATTCCTTGATTACTTCAAATCAATTTGTAGATAGAAATGTCATCATTTGATAGGTGTATAAACACAAGATTAAACTTAAACAagttataaaaaagaaagaaaattgttGGTAAGATTCAACTCTACCTAGTTAGAGTTTATATTAAACGAATAGAGTTTAAAGCTagataaattagaaaaatgcCTATGCTTTGGCATTTTGTGGGTATAATGTTTGTGAAAATAGTTGTAATTGGCATCTTCATATACCAGTACGTGAACACCGTGGCATAACCACCGACAATCCATGTTGCCACCGATCACCCTCAAGTTCTCGATTACATCCCTCAACTAATTAATATCTTCAAATATTTTTGTGCTCGTTATGTTACAAAGGGCCTTTGCTCTATGATTATAAGCAAATAAATGTCGAGTGTTTAAAATATAGGATGCTGGATGTGTACGTTTGGATTGAAGGTTTTGAATGGATTTAAGGAGTTGGAATAATATTAACGGTCTGTTTAGTgggataatataaaaaatgggCATAACCTCATTGCTTCCATACATTTCCAACTTCAATGACATATTAACATTAGAGATCCATTTTAAGTAAATTTTGTTTTCAGTCCTGAAAGTATTTTGTTTACACTAACATTTGAACCTATCTACACAATACTTTTAAATCTCAAGTTTTTTGAATATCAATCCAACTATTGGTATTTGGTTTTAGTAGAATCTAAATTAAGAGTAGAGAAACaaagttttgtttcttttagaAAAGAATAGAAGTTGAGGTGTGattgtgaaaaacatatataaaaaactaagaAAAGAACAAAAGGAGTGAACAACTTTTAGTTATCTATAACAATACATGTTTTacataatacatgttttatataattgtacATTGTATtgtaaaatatgtatttttattatatatggcTAAAAAATATTGATGGGTCTAATATGGACAACGCTATTTTAGCTATAGTGATCGAACGTCTCTCTCTTTTTTCCTTATATTCATTTCTACAATTGCAATAATTCAAAAATGAACAATAATTTTCGGTGATTATTATATTCATTTCTGTTGCCATATGCTGGATCTTAATTTGCCACTATGGTCTTAATACTTGCATGATAATGTTGACAAGTTTcaaatagaaatataaatatataaatgtacacACACAAATCTCTTGCACCAAAATACATCACTCATCACTCACCACCCTCTTGAACTTCTCTCGTTCACCACCCCAAACCATCATCGGCGGTCGCATCTCTGGCAAAATGCCGATGTTGCCGGCTCTCACTCTCTCCTTTCTTTTCCTCCTCTGTCTCTCCACCACAATAAATGCCCATAACATCACCCATATCCTCGACAAAAACCCAGAATTTTCAACCTTCAACCACTACCTCACTCTCACTCACCTAGCGGGAGAGATCAACCGTCGTCAGACCATCACGGTCTGCGCGGTTGACAATGCCGCAATGTCCGCTTTGGTTGCCAAAGGCCTGTCACTTGTAACTATAAAAAATGTACTTTCTCTTCATGTCTTTGCTGACTATTTTGGATCAAAAAAGCTTCATCAAGTCACTAAAGGGTCAACCTCCACTGCCACCATGTATCAAGCCACTGGTGAAGCCCCTGGCACCACTGGTTATGTTCATATTACTGATGTTAAAGGTAATAGTATTACTTGGATATTAATATGGATCCTACTATAAAAACATCCCAGTTG
Coding sequences within:
- the LOC122593160 gene encoding nuclear transcription factor Y subunit B-3-like isoform X2, which translates into the protein MADSDTDNNNELSAREQDRFLPIANVSRIMKKALPANAKISKDAKETVQECVSEFISFITGEASDKCQREKRKTINGDDLLWAMTTLSFEEYVEPLKVYLAKYREMEGEKTTMASGREKDGSSDGGGGGDGGNSGGFSDYGGMHGTNIMMGRVQQHQNMYNSGSGSGYHNQSVNFGRSDSFGGNSRQPLTIQDTT
- the LOC122593160 gene encoding nuclear transcription factor Y subunit B-3-like isoform X1, which translates into the protein MADSDTDNNNELSAREQDRFLPIANVSRIMKKALPANAKISKDAKETVQECVSEFISFITGEASDKCQREKRKTINGDDLLWAMTTLSFEEYVEPLKVYLAKYREMEGEKTTMASGREKDGSSDGGGGGDGGNSGGFSDYGGMHGTNIMMGRVQQHQNMYNSGSGSGYHNQSVNFGRSDSFGGNSSQRILLILARC